One stretch of Variovorax sp. 54 DNA includes these proteins:
- a CDS encoding TetR/AcrR family transcriptional regulator, whose amino-acid sequence MIEPEPPGRRERRRTQTLDHVASTAMRLFEAQGYDATTMEQIAQQSDVAKGTLYNHFPTKEAILAHWVHLELVVDAQRLHASIDPKAGFTVQLTGLLDASADWSERYRAYLLDYFRFRFLNIESELGGGDRGTPRDLSGLFEVLIAAAQQAGTLRTDVSAAHLASLLHHLYFGALMRWLTLPGLVLRDEFAVVVDLFVGGARAAPKPVARRRSS is encoded by the coding sequence GTGATCGAACCAGAACCCCCCGGCCGCCGCGAGCGCCGCCGCACCCAGACGCTCGACCACGTCGCGTCCACCGCCATGCGCCTGTTCGAAGCCCAGGGCTACGACGCGACCACCATGGAGCAGATCGCGCAGCAGTCCGACGTGGCCAAGGGCACGCTCTACAACCACTTCCCGACCAAGGAAGCGATCCTGGCGCACTGGGTGCATCTGGAACTCGTGGTCGATGCGCAGCGCCTGCATGCGTCGATCGACCCGAAGGCGGGTTTCACGGTGCAGCTCACCGGCCTGCTCGATGCGTCGGCCGACTGGTCCGAGCGCTACCGGGCCTACCTGCTCGACTACTTCCGCTTTCGCTTTCTCAACATCGAGAGCGAACTCGGCGGCGGTGACCGCGGCACGCCGCGCGACCTCTCGGGGTTGTTCGAGGTGCTCATCGCCGCCGCCCAGCAGGCCGGCACGCTGCGCACCGACGTGTCGGCCGCGCACCTCGCGAGCCTGCTGCACCACCTGTACTTCGGCGCGCTGATGCGCTGGCTCACGCTGCCCGGTCTCGTGCTGCGCGACGAGTTCGCGGTGGTCGTCGACCTTTTCGTCGGCGGCGCGCGCGCGGCCCCGAAACCCGTCGCAAGGAGGCGCTCCTCATGA